One stretch of Chryseobacterium indologenes DNA includes these proteins:
- a CDS encoding efflux RND transporter periplasmic adaptor subunit, with translation MRKAVFTIVLLTFITSCKNPKSEDSQNQDLLVKGEHVIVAENNPVFKKIKTEAVSEQEHSDGIVSAGTIQAIPNHYAEIASPFSGRITKSFIQLGQHVSANNPLFEILSSDYFSVQKDYTDALNDVQLAEKNYRRQQDLVKHGVGIQKELDEAETDFKNKKTSLSNASSALKVYNSKGGGIGSPLIVRAPISGEIISNKIVNGQFLKSDADPVIIIAELSKVWISGDVKEKDIRFVNVGDHVSVKVSAYPDRNITGKVYHINEVVDESTRSIKVLIECDNPDRKLKPGMYATVNFATAPEKTIMIPISALMQQDSSQYVWIKTGKNQFAKRPVTTGEADQKMIRIISGLKAGDIIMTEGGIYMLDAK, from the coding sequence ATGAGAAAAGCAGTATTCACAATAGTACTTTTGACATTTATTACCTCTTGTAAAAATCCCAAAAGTGAAGATTCGCAGAATCAGGATCTTCTGGTAAAAGGAGAGCACGTAATCGTCGCTGAAAACAATCCTGTATTCAAAAAAATAAAAACAGAAGCAGTTTCTGAGCAGGAACACAGTGATGGGATAGTTTCTGCCGGAACTATTCAGGCCATTCCCAACCATTATGCAGAAATTGCCAGTCCGTTTTCCGGAAGAATTACAAAATCCTTCATTCAGCTTGGTCAACATGTTTCAGCAAACAACCCGCTTTTTGAAATATTGTCCTCTGATTATTTTTCAGTTCAGAAAGATTATACAGATGCACTAAATGATGTACAGCTCGCGGAAAAAAACTACAGACGTCAACAGGATCTGGTAAAACATGGAGTTGGTATTCAGAAAGAACTTGACGAAGCAGAAACCGATTTCAAAAATAAAAAAACATCACTTTCTAATGCATCTTCTGCTTTGAAGGTCTACAACAGCAAAGGCGGAGGTATTGGAAGCCCTCTTATCGTAAGAGCTCCAATCAGTGGAGAAATAATTTCCAATAAAATTGTCAACGGTCAGTTCCTTAAAAGCGATGCTGATCCCGTCATCATTATTGCCGAATTATCAAAAGTCTGGATTTCCGGAGACGTAAAGGAAAAGGATATTCGTTTTGTAAATGTAGGAGATCATGTTTCTGTAAAAGTAAGCGCTTATCCGGACAGAAATATTACCGGGAAAGTCTACCACATCAATGAAGTAGTAGACGAAAGCACCCGAAGTATAAAAGTCCTTATCGAATGTGATAACCCGGATAGAAAATTAAAACCCGGTATGTATGCAACTGTCAATTTTGCTACTGCTCCTGAAAAAACAATAATGATTCCTATCAGTGCATTGATGCAACAGGACAGTTCGCAGTATGTATGGATAAAGACAGGTAAGAATCAATTTGCCAAACGTCCGGTAACTACCGGAGAAGCAGATCAGAAAATGATAAGAATCATTTCCGGATTAAAAGCAGGTGACATCATTATGACGGAAGGTGGAATTTATATGCTGGATGCGAAATAA
- a CDS encoding response regulator transcription factor — MPHILLVEDDDRLSKLITKGLQEAEFEVSTAYDGLTGLKLALQKNYDLAVTDIVLPKKSGLEFCNEIKALKPNLPVIMLTALGTTDDKLEGFDAGADDYMTKPFEMRELVARINVLLKRFSQQRQQKVFVLKYEGIEMNLEQKTVSRNQIPVKLTPKEFNLLKFMMENSEKVLSRSEIAEKVWETHFDTGTNFIDVYINYLRKKIDRDFENKLIHTKAGMGFILKKDYETGNV; from the coding sequence ATGCCTCATATTTTATTAGTAGAAGACGATGACAGACTTTCCAAGCTTATCACAAAAGGGCTTCAGGAAGCTGAATTTGAAGTAAGCACAGCGTATGATGGATTAACAGGATTGAAACTGGCATTACAGAAAAATTATGACCTGGCAGTCACTGATATTGTTTTACCTAAAAAAAGTGGTCTGGAATTTTGTAATGAAATAAAGGCTTTGAAACCTAATCTTCCGGTCATAATGCTTACAGCACTGGGTACTACTGACGACAAATTGGAAGGATTTGATGCCGGAGCTGATGATTACATGACCAAGCCATTTGAAATGCGGGAATTAGTAGCAAGAATCAATGTTCTTCTAAAACGTTTTTCCCAGCAGAGACAGCAAAAAGTATTTGTCCTTAAATATGAAGGTATTGAAATGAATCTGGAACAAAAAACAGTAAGCAGAAACCAGATTCCTGTAAAACTGACTCCTAAAGAATTTAACCTTCTCAAATTTATGATGGAAAATTCTGAGAAAGTACTTTCCAGAAGTGAAATTGCAGAAAAAGTATGGGAAACTCATTTCGATACCGGCACCAATTTTATTGATGTCTATATCAACTACCTGCGAAAAAAAATTGACAGAGATTTTGAAAATAAACTCATCCACACCAAAGCCGGAATGGGTTTTATTCTGAAAAAAGACTACGAAACAGGAAATGTTTAA
- the mgtA gene encoding magnesium-translocating P-type ATPase, whose translation MKAMLKKSSNKNLNSAALVKLKEAASENEKMVYAMLETSEEGLSENTVKDRLKIYGKNEIATQKAPSWLKQFAHSFFNPFNYILACIAVISLFIDVILVPEGEKDLSTSIIISVMLLFSTILRFIQEFRSNKAAEALKKMVKTSCLTKRKFKEGEEIEITEIVPGDMVILSAGDMVPADCRILKSKDLFISESILTGEALPVEKNAFPLRDAKNKNPLTLQNICFMGTNVVSGSATVVVVNTSIFTYFGSISRSLVSKRPETAFDIGVNKVSFLLIRFMLVMTPIIFLINGVVKGDWMQALLFAIAVAVGLTPEMLPMIVTANLAKGAVNMSKKKVIVKRLNAIQNIGAMDILCTDKTGTLTLDKIVLETHLNVRGLEDDEVLKWAYLNSFHQTGLKNLLDQAVLDHAEVHHLMKADELYLKVDEIPFDFERRRMSVILNTSKGKHLMISKGAVEEMLSLCKYALDPGDDHSLHIENDNIIPLDDLMKEKIIRMSEKLNAEGLRVLLVAIREFEGDHPLNYSVADEKNLILTGFIGFLDPAKPSAEPSIKALHKLGIEVKVITGDNDIVAKKICLDVGIPINTIMLGDKLENMNDEQLSKDMDLYSVFAKVSPLQKQRIVKILRSKGHTVGFMGDGINDAAAIKEADVGISVDTGADIAKESADIILLEKDLMVLRSGVIYGRRTFGNIIKYIKMTASSNFGNMFSMIGASALLPFLPMLPLQILTQNLLYDISQSSIPWDTMDKDFLEQPKKWETDSIKKFMLYIGPLSSIFDYVTFAVMFFIFKANTSEHQGLFQTGWFVEGLLSQTLIVHIIRTKKIPFIQSWATAPVIALTSLIMLTGILIPFTPLAEYLKMQPLPLSYFPYLIGILTGYCILTQLVKQWFIQKFGQWL comes from the coding sequence ATGAAAGCCATGCTAAAAAAATCTTCTAACAAAAATCTCAACTCAGCCGCTCTTGTTAAATTGAAAGAAGCCGCTTCAGAGAATGAAAAAATGGTTTACGCTATGCTGGAGACTTCAGAAGAAGGTCTTAGCGAAAACACCGTAAAAGACCGTTTGAAAATTTACGGTAAAAATGAAATTGCTACTCAAAAAGCACCCTCGTGGCTGAAGCAGTTTGCCCACTCTTTCTTTAATCCTTTTAATTATATACTCGCCTGTATCGCTGTAATCTCTTTATTCATCGATGTGATTCTTGTTCCTGAAGGAGAAAAAGACCTTAGTACAAGTATTATTATTTCAGTAATGCTTCTGTTCAGTACTATTTTAAGATTTATCCAGGAATTCCGAAGTAACAAGGCCGCAGAAGCATTGAAAAAAATGGTTAAAACCAGCTGTCTTACCAAAAGAAAATTTAAAGAGGGCGAGGAAATAGAAATCACTGAAATAGTTCCCGGAGATATGGTAATCCTTTCTGCCGGAGATATGGTTCCTGCCGATTGCAGAATTCTGAAAAGCAAAGACCTTTTCATCAGTGAATCTATTCTCACAGGAGAAGCACTTCCTGTTGAAAAGAATGCATTTCCTCTCCGCGATGCTAAAAATAAAAATCCATTAACTCTTCAAAACATCTGCTTTATGGGAACTAATGTAGTCAGTGGATCAGCTACGGTGGTAGTAGTCAATACCAGTATATTCACTTATTTCGGAAGTATCAGCAGAAGCCTTGTTTCCAAAAGACCGGAGACGGCATTTGATATTGGAGTTAACAAAGTAAGTTTTTTACTGATCCGGTTTATGCTCGTGATGACTCCCATCATTTTCCTTATCAACGGAGTTGTAAAAGGAGATTGGATGCAGGCACTCTTATTCGCCATTGCAGTAGCAGTAGGGCTTACTCCTGAAATGTTACCCATGATTGTTACAGCCAACCTTGCCAAAGGTGCTGTTAACATGAGTAAGAAGAAAGTCATCGTTAAAAGGTTGAATGCCATCCAGAATATCGGGGCTATGGATATTCTCTGTACTGATAAAACAGGAACCCTTACCCTTGACAAAATCGTTCTGGAAACTCACCTCAATGTCCGTGGTCTTGAAGATGATGAAGTATTGAAATGGGCCTACCTCAACAGTTTTCATCAAACCGGCTTAAAAAACCTCTTGGATCAGGCTGTTCTGGATCATGCAGAAGTCCATCATCTCATGAAGGCTGATGAATTATACCTGAAAGTAGATGAAATTCCATTTGATTTTGAAAGAAGAAGAATGTCCGTCATTCTGAATACTTCAAAGGGAAAACATCTTATGATTTCAAAAGGCGCTGTGGAGGAAATGCTGTCCTTATGTAAATATGCTTTAGATCCTGGTGATGACCACAGTCTTCATATTGAGAATGATAATATTATCCCATTGGATGATCTGATGAAAGAAAAAATCATCAGAATGTCTGAAAAACTCAATGCAGAAGGACTTCGCGTTTTACTTGTTGCCATCAGGGAATTTGAAGGAGATCATCCCCTGAATTATTCTGTTGCTGATGAAAAGAATCTTATTCTCACAGGTTTTATTGGATTTCTCGATCCAGCTAAACCTTCTGCAGAACCAAGTATCAAAGCACTGCATAAATTAGGCATTGAAGTAAAAGTGATTACCGGAGATAATGATATTGTTGCGAAAAAAATATGCCTTGATGTAGGAATTCCCATCAATACGATAATGCTTGGTGATAAACTGGAGAATATGAATGATGAACAACTTAGTAAGGACATGGATTTATATTCAGTTTTTGCAAAGGTAAGTCCATTACAAAAACAGCGTATTGTCAAAATATTAAGATCTAAAGGTCATACGGTAGGATTTATGGGAGATGGAATCAATGATGCAGCAGCTATTAAAGAAGCAGACGTTGGAATTTCCGTAGACACAGGAGCTGATATTGCTAAAGAAAGCGCAGATATCATACTGCTCGAAAAAGACCTAATGGTACTTAGAAGTGGGGTTATTTATGGGCGCAGAACATTCGGCAATATCATTAAGTATATAAAGATGACGGCCAGCAGTAATTTTGGAAATATGTTCAGTATGATTGGTGCCAGTGCATTGCTTCCATTTTTGCCCATGCTTCCTTTGCAAATTCTGACTCAAAATCTATTGTATGATATTTCACAATCCTCTATTCCCTGGGATACGATGGATAAAGACTTTCTGGAACAACCCAAAAAATGGGAGACTGACAGTATTAAGAAATTCATGCTATATATAGGCCCTTTAAGTTCCATTTTTGATTATGTGACTTTCGCTGTAATGTTCTTTATTTTTAAAGCCAACACATCTGAACATCAGGGTTTATTTCAGACGGGATGGTTTGTAGAAGGATTACTTTCTCAAACATTGATTGTTCATATTATCAGAACCAAAAAGATTCCGTTTATCCAAAGTTGGGCCACCGCACCGGTTATTGCCCTAACGAGTTTAATCATGCTGACCGGAATCCTGATTCCTTTCACTCCATTGGCAGAATACCTGAAAATGCAACCATTACCTTTAAGCTATTTTCCTTATCTGATCGGAATTCTTACAGGATATTGTATTCTTACACAGTTGGTGAAACAATGGTTCATTCAAAAATTCGGACAATGGCTATGA
- a CDS encoding ATP-binding protein: protein MKIRTRLTLLFTLITAMLLSVYSITIYYSSKEAREKSFYSELQNEAIAKADLFFQSSLPEQEMHKLYKNNNRTLNEVQVAIYDSKKQLVYHDDAKVDYVKETPEMLSQIFEKKKISFFMEDLQVVGMVYHYNSNTYAVTAASYDKYGYEYLTHLLTISFASFISILLLIYLAGIFLSKKTLSPLSEMVNQIKKITAGKLQLRLKTTGEKDELNELAQNFNGMLERLENSFDAQKYFVSNISHELRTPLSAMITELELASEKELTQKEYKSTIQYALEDARNMVKLSNSLMDLAKASYDPNEISFSEVRIDEVLLESYTKILKENSTYKVSLNIDDTIEEHQLIMQGNEYLLQVAFNNLIDNACKYSPEHLCSIDVKADTEKLYISFINTGITISEEDLVYIFEPFYRSENSRKEKGYGIGLFLTEKIIHLHQAAIKAISKNNTTVFMVVFDIEKA, encoded by the coding sequence ATGAAAATAAGAACAAGGCTTACCCTGCTTTTTACTTTAATCACTGCAATGCTTTTAAGTGTTTACAGTATTACCATCTATTATTCCTCAAAAGAAGCCAGGGAAAAGTCTTTTTACAGCGAGTTACAGAATGAGGCCATTGCCAAGGCAGATTTATTTTTCCAAAGTTCATTACCTGAACAGGAAATGCATAAGCTGTATAAAAACAACAACAGAACCCTTAATGAAGTTCAAGTCGCTATTTATGATTCAAAAAAACAGCTTGTGTATCATGATGATGCCAAAGTAGATTATGTAAAAGAAACCCCGGAAATGCTTTCTCAGATATTCGAGAAAAAAAAAATAAGTTTCTTTATGGAAGACTTACAGGTGGTGGGAATGGTGTACCATTATAACAGCAACACCTACGCCGTTACTGCAGCTTCTTATGACAAATATGGGTATGAATACCTTACCCATCTTCTCACGATCAGCTTTGCTTCTTTCATCAGTATTTTATTGTTGATTTATCTGGCAGGAATATTCCTTTCCAAAAAAACATTAAGTCCGTTGAGCGAAATGGTTAATCAGATCAAAAAAATTACGGCCGGAAAGTTACAGTTACGTCTTAAAACCACTGGAGAAAAAGATGAACTTAATGAACTGGCACAGAATTTTAACGGAATGCTGGAACGTCTTGAAAATTCTTTTGATGCACAAAAGTATTTTGTCTCTAATATTTCACACGAACTTCGTACCCCATTATCTGCAATGATCACGGAACTGGAATTGGCTTCTGAAAAAGAACTGACTCAGAAAGAATATAAGTCTACCATTCAATATGCTTTAGAGGATGCCCGTAACATGGTTAAATTATCCAATAGCTTAATGGATCTCGCTAAAGCGAGTTATGATCCCAATGAAATCAGTTTCTCAGAAGTAAGAATTGATGAAGTTCTCCTGGAATCATATACAAAGATCCTAAAAGAAAACTCAACCTATAAAGTTTCTCTGAATATTGATGATACCATAGAAGAACATCAGCTTATTATGCAGGGAAATGAATACCTTTTGCAGGTCGCTTTCAATAATCTTATTGATAATGCATGCAAATATTCACCTGAACATCTGTGTTCTATAGATGTGAAAGCAGATACCGAAAAACTATATATTAGTTTCATAAATACCGGAATCACTATTTCTGAAGAAGATTTAGTCTACATTTTTGAACCTTTTTATAGAAGCGAAAATTCCAGAAAAGAAAAAGGATACGGAATTGGACTTTTCCTTACTGAGAAAATCATTCATCTTCATCAGGCGGCTATTAAAGCCATCTCAAAAAATAATACGACTGTTTTTATGGTGGTATTTGATATTGAAAAGGCTTAA
- a CDS encoding MgtC/SapB family protein, which translates to MNTLEFTLRLFTAFALGASIGFERQWRQKSAGLRTNTLVCLGSAAFVLLSIRIGGDATGRIASYIVSGIGFLGGGVIMKDGLTVRGLNTAATIWCSASVGALSALGLPLEAIITSGFIIITHLILRPLGVKLGNNISSRNHYTEYLLSIKCKSEVENHIRVQLMQSLSGNDKVLLKSLTSDDNGVPENAIITAEVHASTPQDSFMEKTASRLTIEDKVIKVSWEIIGTENDL; encoded by the coding sequence ATGAATACGTTAGAATTTACTCTTCGTCTCTTCACGGCATTCGCATTGGGTGCAAGCATTGGTTTTGAAAGACAGTGGCGTCAAAAAAGTGCCGGTCTCCGAACCAACACTCTGGTATGTCTTGGCTCTGCAGCATTTGTTCTCCTATCTATCCGGATTGGTGGTGATGCCACCGGCAGAATAGCCTCTTATATTGTCAGCGGTATTGGCTTTTTAGGGGGAGGTGTTATCATGAAGGATGGGCTTACCGTAAGAGGCCTTAATACGGCAGCTACTATCTGGTGCTCTGCATCTGTAGGAGCGCTTTCAGCTCTTGGACTTCCTCTTGAAGCCATTATTACCAGCGGTTTTATAATTATTACCCATCTTATTCTTAGACCATTAGGCGTAAAATTAGGAAACAATATAAGCAGCAGAAATCACTACACCGAATATTTGCTCAGCATCAAATGTAAAAGTGAGGTAGAGAATCATATCCGGGTACAGCTCATGCAATCATTGAGCGGAAATGATAAAGTCCTGCTGAAATCTCTTACCAGCGATGATAATGGTGTTCCTGAAAATGCCATCATCACAGCAGAAGTTCATGCTTCCACCCCGCAGGACAGCTTCATGGAAAAAACAGCAAGCAGACTTACTATTGAAGACAAAGTCATCAAGGTAAGCTGGGAAATTATAGGTACTGAAAATGATTTATAA
- a CDS encoding YiiX/YebB-like N1pC/P60 family cysteine hydrolase gives MLEFNKKKIKKSGIVLILFLLVLFLAQCTTRQNTVKLQNGDLLFVTAKETGLSGAINNVTQKQKVAAFDHIGILEKEGNKLVVMHAAPKGGSQKQKLKDFVKDQKKDQQNIVIYRLKPEYQKSIPAAIEKAHSMLGKPYNFNYILDENSYYCSDFVERAFRDNHIFKLEPMTFVDPKTGKVNTFWEEFYGKKNLKVPEGEPGCNPNGLAGSHKLERVGDLK, from the coding sequence ATGTTAGAATTTAATAAAAAAAAGATTAAAAAGAGTGGTATTGTGTTGATATTGTTCTTATTAGTACTGTTTTTGGCTCAATGTACTACTCGGCAGAACACAGTCAAGCTTCAAAACGGAGATTTACTTTTTGTCACAGCTAAAGAAACGGGGCTTTCCGGGGCCATTAATAATGTTACCCAAAAACAGAAAGTAGCGGCATTTGATCACATCGGTATTCTTGAAAAAGAAGGAAATAAATTAGTCGTTATGCATGCAGCTCCAAAAGGTGGCTCACAAAAGCAAAAACTGAAGGATTTTGTTAAAGATCAAAAAAAAGACCAACAAAATATCGTTATCTACCGTCTGAAGCCTGAATATCAAAAATCAATTCCTGCTGCTATTGAAAAAGCCCATTCTATGTTGGGAAAACCTTATAACTTCAATTATATTTTAGATGAAAACTCTTATTATTGTTCAGATTTTGTGGAAAGAGCTTTTAGGGATAATCATATTTTTAAATTAGAACCTATGACGTTCGTAGATCCCAAGACAGGAAAAGTGAATACATTCTGGGAAGAGTTTTATGGTAAGAAAAACCTGAAAGTTCCTGAAGGTGAACCTGGTTGTAATCCTAACGGATTGGCCGGATCACATAAATTAGAAAGGGTAGGTGATTTAAAATAG
- a CDS encoding EamA family transporter: protein MKNSNLAIPATLLAIICVQGGASIAKQLFPAIGAIGTVTLRIVLSAILLTIINRPKFLTFTPQKWKYCAIYGVGLAAMNLIFYMAIQRIPLGLAVTVEFAGPLFLALALSRKVLDVVWALLACIGILLIVPWKSDHIDLLGLGLAFLAGIFWAIYIVMGGKVSKIMDGKDAVTTGMLFASLVIIPFTIWDGAVFNITPTIFVKGLGVAILSSALPFSLEMMALKKLPAKTFSILMSLEPAFAALSGLVFLAEELTFLQWISISCVIAASIGTTVFNKTATSHN from the coding sequence ATGAAAAATTCAAACTTAGCGATTCCTGCCACATTGTTAGCCATTATTTGTGTACAGGGGGGAGCATCAATTGCCAAGCAGCTTTTTCCGGCAATTGGAGCTATTGGAACCGTTACTTTGAGGATTGTACTTTCTGCTATTTTGCTGACCATTATCAATCGTCCCAAATTTTTGACGTTTACCCCACAAAAATGGAAATATTGTGCAATATATGGAGTGGGGCTGGCCGCGATGAATCTTATTTTTTATATGGCGATTCAAAGAATTCCTTTGGGGTTGGCTGTAACTGTTGAATTCGCCGGACCTTTATTTCTTGCGTTGGCATTATCCCGCAAAGTCCTGGATGTTGTATGGGCGCTGTTAGCTTGTATAGGGATATTACTTATTGTTCCCTGGAAAAGTGATCATATAGACTTATTGGGACTCGGATTAGCTTTTCTGGCTGGGATATTCTGGGCTATTTATATTGTGATGGGCGGAAAGGTTTCAAAGATAATGGATGGAAAAGATGCTGTAACAACAGGAATGTTATTTGCTAGCCTTGTGATTATTCCTTTCACTATTTGGGACGGTGCCGTTTTCAATATTACACCCACAATTTTTGTAAAAGGGCTGGGAGTTGCCATTCTGTCGAGTGCTTTACCATTTTCATTGGAAATGATGGCTTTAAAAAAGCTTCCTGCAAAAACATTCAGTATTCTGATGAGTCTTGAGCCTGCATTCGCTGCACTTTCAGGATTGGTATTCCTTGCTGAAGAACTGACTTTTCTACAATGGATTTCTATTAGTTGTGTAATTGCCGCAAGCATAGGAACTACCGTTTTCAATAAAACAGCAACTTCTCATAATTAA